TATGTTTCTGCAAAGAGTAATAGGTTTAAACAAATCAAACTACAAAGTACAGGGTAAACGGAAATGCCACTGTATATAGGTGTATGAGAGAGATTTGAGCTTGACTTTGCAATTTTGCATAAGCCTCGTTGGCAGGCCTGTTCTGGAAGTCCTTGACTTCAGAGAAACTCAGGAACCCCCAAAGAGACCCTAATGAAGCATATTTACTAAGTTCAAATTCACTAGATGTCTATTATACTCACCTGACTAAAAGACAGTCCGAGACCTCTGCTGTGGAAATCGATGAACTTGAGCATAAACATACCGCAATCCCATCTATTACAAGGGAAGTTCAGCATCAAACAAATCCATGTTTGCTCATTGTTAACGCTAAGTACAACATACATTTCAGGTAGTGAAAAATGAGCGTTGAAAATGCAGCAGTGCACTGAATGATGATAACTAACACTTCATATGAGTTTTTTGCGGAAACCAAAAGCAAACTGTTACTGGCAGGGAATAAGCAGTGGAAAGGAAGGTGTACCCATTATGTTGCAAAGGAAAAGGAACTGGTCTTTCCAGCCAAGAATTGATGTCTATCTCTATGTTACTCTTGTCCTTCAATTCATCCATAATATATCTAGCCTGAAGAAACACAAAAACATAACTTTtaatttaacaaaaaaaaacaaatagaaAGATGAAGACTTACGATAGCTACCAATGGATATATTCTAACTTCCCAAATAATAATGCCAATTTGCTGCTTGGTAAGTTAAACATGAAAAGATCATAGATGATAAAAACTAAAGGATACCTCTGAAGATCTATAATATCATAAATGGAACACATTTTCCTTATCTATAGCACAGAGAGCAAATCATGTGAATCATGCGCATGCATAAGTTGTAAAATAACAGTCCTCCTTTTGCTACTATGAGCTAGCTCTGCCACCCACATGCATAAATCAAACCTTGAGCACCACAGTCCACAGGCCCACCACAGAATGATTTGAAACAGTTACTTCAAATGTTATGCATAATCATTGGATTGCTAAGGAACTATTTTCTGACAAGTCACAAGAGAAGTAATTGGAGGCTATACCTCTTAGCTCTCTAAGTGTTTTACTGTAAGACATCCGTTTAGCAGATAGTATTTTACTCAAGATATCAGTTGAGCCTACCAGTATTCTCAGTACAGAGTAGTCCATGCCACCAAAAGAATCAAGATACTGGAAAGTTTTTTCCTTCATGTTAATAACTGCCAGGCACCAGTGCATATCTCTATGTACTGGAACGAATATCTGCACACCAAATTCTAACGGTAAGTTGAACATAGGAATGAAATTGTAAAAGAACAAAGGccaataataaaaaaaacaaagatccAACTTTACTTTGTCACACTGCACAAGCTCATAGCCCAACTTGTTGATGGCTGTCCATCTTCTAACAGATTCGTAGTCATAACCAGTTTTCCCAGAAGCAAGCTGAACAAGAATCCAGAAAGTCATGAGGCGTTCACAGTTCAGTGCTAGCTACATGCTAAATTAACACAAAAGATCTAACAAGCAAGGTTACTAACAAGTATTAACAGGTCTGACAATCAGAAAAGGAATAGTCTCGTACTGGACGAACAACATACAACAGTGGTCTATAAAATAACAAGCACTTCATATGTATTATAGTAGTCATCAAGAGAAGGGCCACGAGTTTAGTAACCATGAGGCATGAATGTAACAGATCAAGGGAACTAGCCATGTAATAGGATAGGAAACCAAGCCATGCCTGGGTGATCGTATCATCGAGCTTTGTTCAGAATTGGCTCATTTGATTCAATATATTATTATTTATAGTTTCAAAACAATCTTATAATTGATCTTACGAGACAAGCCATATCATAATCGAGTTTCATTTGATTTCTGAGAAAGTAACAAGGATAATCGAAGCAATTTTGAACCAAGCCCATGAGCCGACTAGTCTCAATTATGAAAAGACTAACGAGATTAATCGAATCAATTTCAAAACGAGATTGCAAGCCTGTTAAGGAGCATTTTTCAGACACTTACATGTAAGAGATGCATATTCTTAAATTAATATATGACCTCATATGCTTGAATGGAAATTTCCTATGCGAAATTTGCTAAAGGTGTGGACTGCCACAAAAATATTGCAAAATCCAAGCAATCAGTACAGAATCATGCCTGAATAGTGCTACAGATAGAACTACTAAGTGCTAGCGGATATAAGTCATAACTGGTGTAAGTAGCAGAACTACAGAAAGACTTAAAAGAAAGCAAAGAATGCAGATCAGCTAACCTTCTTATAAAAGAATGTGTTAAAGAAGTGGCATTTTAAAAATCTTGTGGGTTCTCTTTCTGCCCTCTCCTTTAACAATTCAAGGTACAAATTGACGACCTGCAAAGGAAGAAATATAATATCATTTAAACATATCCTTCAAGACGTTCTTCTTTGATGAAGAAAGTTCTTCAACAATTTAACAATTCACCTCATCGTTTAACCAACCACGAGGCCTCAAACACCCTAGTGTCTCTTTGGTAATTTCAATGTTTGAAGGCTCATGCGCTGCCACTATTTTTTTACTgcaaaaagaagaggagaattAATGCTTAATGTTGGACaaaaattgaaacaaataaatgAACGGTTGTCAAGTTATACCTGTGACCACCACCATACAAGGCGTTGTATACTTcactttcttctcctttcGTGAGAGGTGTGAACAGTTCAGACAGATCCTGGAATAGTCAATTACAATATGTGGGGGTTATATGTGAAGAACTGTTGAAAAGAGTCATGACTGGAAAATTTATAGGTGAATTCGCTCTAGTGAACAAGTTCACAAGCAGAAACATAACAGAGCAAGTTCCAAAAGTCATATCTCGGTTGACGCCACTCCGACGAAGGCAAGTGCATTAACCATTTTACTATG
This is a stretch of genomic DNA from Brachypodium distachyon strain Bd21 chromosome 1, Brachypodium_distachyon_v3.0, whole genome shotgun sequence. It encodes these proteins:
- the LOC100837324 gene encoding putative ubiquitin-like-specific protease 1B isoform X2, coding for MTSAAAAQLRRKRRTESNSPTIRPRRRLLCPSHFLAIRPFGLRFALSAAPRRRPRAARRPAAAPPRRRPRSSVVFVPAVRPFVLRYFLPSGSSSPRRRRKASGVDMGNFVSQLLKGWVEGSREAEDLSVAKKVQGDKASAVRRGTRDASKITLEEDLSELFTPLTKGEESEVYNALYGGGHSKKIVAAHEPSNIEITKETLGCLRPRGWLNDEVVNLYLELLKERAEREPTRFLKCHFFNTFFYKKLASGKTGYDYESVRRWTAINKLGYELVQCDKIFVPVHRDMHWCLAVINMKEKTFQYLDSFGGMDYSVLRILARYIMDELKDKSNIEIDINSWLERPVPFPLQHNGWDCGMFMLKFIDFHSRGLGLSFSQKHMEYFRKRTAKEILRLRAD
- the LOC100837324 gene encoding ubiquitin-like-specific protease ESD4 isoform X1, with the translated sequence MTSAAAAQLRRKRRTESNSPTIRPRRRLLCPSHFLAIRPFGLRFALSAAPRRRPRAARRPAAAPPRRRPRSSVVFVPAVRPFVLRYFLPSGSSSPRRRRKASGVDMGNFVSQLLKGWVEGSREAEDLSVAKKVQGDKASAVRRGTRDASKITLEEVRTDRPQEDLSELFTPLTKGEESEVYNALYGGGHSKKIVAAHEPSNIEITKETLGCLRPRGWLNDEVVNLYLELLKERAEREPTRFLKCHFFNTFFYKKLASGKTGYDYESVRRWTAINKLGYELVQCDKIFVPVHRDMHWCLAVINMKEKTFQYLDSFGGMDYSVLRILARYIMDELKDKSNIEIDINSWLERPVPFPLQHNGWDCGMFMLKFIDFHSRGLGLSFSQKHMEYFRKRTAKEILRLRAD